From the genome of Streptomyces sp. JH34:
TGGGTAGCGGGAAGCAATGACGGCGGCGGCTGCGGGAGCCATCGCGTGTGTACCTAGGGTCACTGCTCGGTGTTACCAGTGCATGACCGGTCGGTCAAACACCAATGAAACTCTGATTTCGGCGCCGCGCACGTCGACGCGGTCCGTACGGGGCCCCTGCCTGCGGGGAACGTACGGACCGCGTCGTCGCGGCTCCTGCTGTTCAGTGGTCCCTTGTGCGCCGATTCACACGGCCTGCGGGGTCGCGGCGGTCGCGCCGCGCCGCTCCATCGCCTGCTGGAAGAGGCGCCCGGCGCGGTAGGAGGAGCGCACCAGCGGCCCCGACATGACGCCGGAGTAACCGATCGCGTCGGCCTCGTCCTTCAGCTCCACGAACTCGTGCGGCTTCACCCAGCGCTCGACCGGGTGGTGCCGGGGGGAGGGCCGGAGGTACTGCGTGATCGTGACGAGCTCACAACCCGCGTCGTACAGGTCCTGGAGCGCCTCGCTGACCTCCTCGCGGGTCTCGCCCATGCCGAGGATCAGGTTGGACTTCGTCACCAGACCGGCCTCACGGGCGCGGGTGATGACCTCCAGCGAGCGCTCGTAACGGAAGCCGGGCCGGATCCGCTTGAAGATCCGGGGGACCGTCTCGACGTTGTGCGCGAGCACCTGGGGGCGCGAGGAGAAGACCTCGGCGAGCTGCGCGGGCTCCGCGTTGAAGTCGGGGATGAGGAGCTCCACCTTCGTGGCGCCGGCCTCCCGCCCCGCGGTCTGGGCGTGGATCTGGCGCACGGTCTCCGCGTACAGCCACGCGCCGCCGTCGTCGAGGTCGTCGCGTGCGACGCCGGTGATCGTGGCGTAGTTCAGGTCCATCGTCACGACGGACTCGCCCACGCGGCGGGGCTCGTCACGGTCCAGCGCCTGCGGCTTCCCCGTGTCGATCTGGCAGAAGTCGCAGCGCCGGGTGCACTGGTCGCCGCCGATGAGGAACGTCGCCTCGCGGTCCTCCCAGCATTCGTAGATGTTCGGGCAACCGGCCTCCTGGCACACGGTGTGCAGTCCCTCGCCCTTCACGAGCGCCTGCATCTTCGTGTACTCGGGGCCCATCTTCGCCCGGGTTTTGATCCACTCGGGCTTGCGCTCGATGGGGGTCTGGCTGTTTCGGACCTCCAGGCGCAGCATCTTGCGCCCGTCGGGTGCGACACCGGACACTCCGGCACCCCTTTGCTTTCGCTGCATTGGATTCTTCGGCGAACACCAGGGTACGCCCGTGGTTAGAACGGTCTTACGTATGGCCAACCTGTGGCCGATGGGCCCTATTCCGCGCGGGCCCTCAGGGCGCCTCAGGCGGGGGCCGCGGTCCTGGGCGGCTCCGCGGCCTCGATGACACGGGGGGCGAGCTCCGCGTTCTCCAGGACGGCCCGCAGGTGCTTCTCGGCGACCGGGAGGACGTCCGCGATCGTGATCTCGCGCCCCAGTTCGTTCGACAGCGAGGTCACCCCGGCGTCGCGGATGCCGCACGGCACGATCCGGTCGAACCAGGTGTTGTCCGGGTTCACGTTGAGGGCGAAGCCGTGCATGGTCACGCCCTTGGCGACCCGGATGCCGATCGCGGCCAGCTTGCGGTCCTCACGGCGCTGGCCGGCGTTGGACGGCGCGTACTCGGGGCCGTTCAGGCGGGGGTCGAACTCCTCGTCGTGCAGCCTCGGGTCGAAGTCCAGCGAGAGCCCCCCGGGCGTGAGGCGGTCCTCGACCGGGTCGCCGAGGACCCAGACGCCGCTGCGGCCCTCGACCCGGCTGGTCTCCACGCCGAACTCGGCGGCCGTGAGGATCAGGGCGTCCTCGAGACGGCGGACATGGGCGACCACGTCGACCGGGCGGGGCAGCTTCATGATCGGGTAGCCGACCAGCTGTCCCGGGCCGTGCCAGGTGATCTTCCCGCCGCGGTCGACGTCGACGACGGGGGTGCCGTCCAGCGGCCGTTCGCTGTCCGTGGTGCGCCGCCCTGCCGTGTAGACGGGCGGGTGCTCGAGGAGCAGGCAGGTGTCGGGGACGGTGTCCTCGAACCGGGCGGCGTGCACCTCGCGCTGCTTCTGCCATGCCTCCTGGTAGTCGACCGCTTCCTCGCCGAATCCCAGACGGACGAACCGCAGCTCACTCACTCGGGTGCCTCCCTACTCGCGGTGCCGCAGGGCCGGGGGGTGTCCCCGGAGCCACGTCACCATGCACTGATGTGCGCCCCCAGCCACTGTACGACCGGTCCGGAGGGTGAGGTCAGGCAGGTCGTGTGCGGGTGGATTCCGTCAGCGATCCGACAATCCTCACACGATCGGATGAATGTGGAGCGAAGCCCGTCGGGCCCACCGCCGGGGCCGTTAAATTCGCGCCGTTCCATAACGGGCTCGCCCGCCACCAATCGTGGGGGAGCCCGTGAGGGCTGCCCGCCCGGCACCGAAGGCAGGAGACCTTACAGCTGATGTCGGAACGACCTCCGCAGCGCACCCCGAACCGGCGGCTCGCCGCCCTCATCTCGGAGGCCGGGTTCTCCCACGCGGGCCTGGCCCGCCGCGTGGACCAGCTCGGCCTCGAACACGGGCTGGACCTGCGATACGACAAGACCTCGGTCACGCGCTGGCTGCGCGGCCAGCAGCCGCGGGGCACCACCCCCGCGCTGATCGCCGAGGTCTTCACGAGACGGCTCGGGCGCCGGCTCTCCGCCCAGGACCTGGGCCTGGACGCCTGCGCACCCGTCTACGCCGGCCTCGAGTTCGCGGCCACGCCCGGTGAGGCCGTCGACATCGTGAGCGGGCTGTGGCGCAAGGACTCGGGCAGCCACGCGGAGCTGCGCAAGATCGCGTTCACGCCCGCCGGGCTGGTCGTGCCCAGCCGGGACTGGCTGATCGGGCGGGCCGACGAATGGGCCGGCCACGGTGAGCAGCCGCACCGGGCGCACGGCACAGCGGGCCTGCCCGCCCCGCGTACGCCCGAAGGGGCCCACGGAGCCCGGCCCCCGCACGGACTCCACCCGGCCAACGGGACCGGCACCCTCCAGGTGCCCGGAGCAGCCCCCCACGGGCTGCGGCCCGCGGGGACCCGTGGCCCCGGCTCCTCGCGTCCGCCCGCTCCCACGACGCCGCCCCTGGGCGTCCCGCGCCAGCGGCAGACCGAGCGCGGCACGGGCCAGCGGGTCGGCAGCGGCGACGTCGCCGCCCTGCGTTCGGTGGGTGAGCTGTTCCGGACGCTGGACAACGCCTACGGCGGCGGCCACGCCAGGCAGGCCCTCGTCCGCTACCTGGAACACGAGGCCGAACCCATGCTCCGGGGGAGCTACGGCGAGGCGATCGGCCGCAGGCTGTTCTCCGCCGCCGCCGATCTGACCCGGCTGGCCGGCTGGACCTCGTACGACATCGCGGCGCACGGCCTCGCCCAGCGCTACTTCGTCCAGGCGCTGCGGCTGGCCCAGGCCGCGGGGGACCGGGCGTACGGGGCCTTCGTCCTGATCACGATGAGCCGGCAGGCGGTCTACCTCGGGCACGGCAGGGAAGCCGTCCAGCTCGCCCGAGTCGCCCAGCAGGGCATCGGTTCCTCCGCGCCGCCCGTCGTGCTGGCCCTGCTGCACGCGGTCGAGGCGCGCGGGCACGGCGTCCTCGGCGAGGCCAGGGCCTGCGTCGCCACGCTCGTACGCGCGGAGCGCGCCCTGGGGATCTCCCGGCCCGGGGACGACGTGCCGCACTGGGCCCGCTACTTCGACGAGGCCCAGCTGGCCGACGAGTTCGGCCACTGCCACCGCGACCTGCAGCAGTACCGCGTCGCCGCCCAGCACGCCGAGCGCTCGCTCCAGCTGCGCGCACCGGCCTACGCCCGGAGCAGGCTGTTCTGCCGGGTGGTGCTCGCGTCCGCGCGGCTCGGGCTCGGCGAGCTCGACCAGGCGTGCCTGCTGGGTGCCGAGGCGGCCCAGCAGGCGGCGGAGATGCGGTCGGTGCGCGCGACGGAGTACGTGCGGGACTTCGAGCGCCGCCTGGAGCCCCACCGTGAAGCCGCCGCCGTACGCGGATACCGGGAACGGGTCGCCGCACTGGGCTGACCCGTGGCCGGGTCCCGCCCGGAGCGGGGCTCCGGGCGGCAGGCCCTACGCGGCCGCGGGCAGTCCCGTCCTTTCCTCCTGCGGCCGGCGCACCCCCAGGTCGGCCAGGATCGCCGAGGCGGCACGCCTCCCGGAGCGAAGGGCGCCCTGGACCGTGCTCGTGTCGCGGTGGTCGCCGCACACGTAGAGCCCGGCGAGCAGCCGGACCGGACGCCGCGGATCGTGCGGCGGCGGCATGGCGGGGACCGCCTCGGCGTCGTGGTGGGCGGCCAGCAGCTCCCAGTCGTCGGTGGGCGTGCCGTACAGCGTGGCGAGGTGCGTGCGGACCGCGCCGTCGAGGTCCGGCGGCGGCGGACCGAGCACCGTGGAGGTGATCAGCGCCCGGCCGTGCGGCGCCCGCGAGGGATCCACCTCGCTCATCACGGCCGTGTGGGCGACCGGACCCGAGCGGTCCGCGTCCAGCAGCAGGCGGGCCCCGGTCGGCGGCGGCTGCGAGGTGGTGTGGTGCAGCACGGTGACCTGATGGAAGGCGGGCGTCCGCAGCCCCGGCAGCAGTTCCGCCGCCGCTCCCGCCCCGGTGGCCAGCAGGAGCGACCGGCAGCCCAGCTCGCCGTGCTCCTTGGTGCGTACGGAGGTGATGTCGGCGGCCGTCACATGTACCCCGGTGCGTAGGGTCCCGGGCGGCAGGGCGGCTGCCAGCAGGTCCGGCAGTGTCGCGGAACCACCCGACGGCACGCAGAGCCGCCCGCGCGCGTAGTCCCGGAGGGTGAGGTCGGCCACGCGGCTCGACGTCATGAGTCCGGGGTCGCCGAGCAGTGCCGAGAGCAGAGGGCGCAGGAATCCGCCGACGAGCCGCGGTGGGAGTCCGCGTGCCGACAGGGCGTCGAGCGCGGCCTCGTCGGGCCGGGCCAGGATCCGGGGCTCCGGAGCCGCGGCCAGGCGGGCCAGCCAGGCCCCGAGCCTGGCCTGTTCGATCGCCCCGCCGAGGGGCGCGCGAGGGGCGCTCGGTCGGGAGCGCACCGCGCGAAGTGCGCCCCGGGCGCTCCGTACGTCCCCCGCACGGTACTGACGCCCCCCGCTGTGGACGAGCACCCCGGGGGCGAAGTCCCTGAGCACCAGCCCGTCGAGGCCCGGGGTGGTGCTCAGCTCCGCACAGGCGGAGCTGAGCAGTGGTCCCAGGCGGTCGAGCCGGAACCCGTCCATGTCGTCGGTCGCCATCCGGCCGCCCGCATGCGCGGCTGCCTCCAGGACGCTGACGTCCACTCCTGCGCTGATCAGCTGGTGGGCCGCCGACAGGCCGGCGATCCCGGCCCCGATGATGACCACATCCGCGTGGTCCGAAGTGTGTGCCCTGAGCACGTGCCCCTCCCCGAGTCGGTGCGGCTGGTGGGGGGCTATTGCCCCCAACAGGCCCCCGGAATGCCCGAGTTCGGGTCGAGGCTAGAGGGATGGCCGAGAGCGGCGCAGTCGCGCGCACCCCGGGCACCGGTGCACGGGGTCGCACGGGCCGCCCGATCGGGGCCCGGAGCAGGCCAGGCCCTGATCAGCGCAGCGCGGCGCGGATCGCGTCGTCGATGCCGGGAAAGGCGAACACGAAGCCCGAGTCGAGAAGTTGGCCGGGCAGCACCCGCTGGCTGGACAGCACGTCCCCGGCGAAGTCACCGAGCGCGAGCTTCAGCGCGGGCGCCGGAGCGGTGAACAGGGTCGGACGCCGCAGCACCCGTCCCATGGCGGCCGTCACCTCGGCGTTCGTGACGGGGGAGGGGCCCGTCAGATTCACCGGCCCGGACAGCGTCTCCGTGTCCAGGATGTGCCGCAGCGCCGCGATGTGGTCGTGCAGCGCGATGAAGCTCCAGTACTGCCGACCGTCGCCCATCCGCCCGCCGAGCCCCGCCTTGAACAGGGGGAACAGACGCCCCCAGGCCCCGCCCCGCCGGGACACGACCAGACCGGTCCGGGCGTGGGCGGTGCGTACGCCCGCCTCCTCCGCGGGAGCCGTGGCCTCCTCCCACTCCACGCAGACGGACGGCAGGAAACCCTCGCCGGGCGGCGCACCCTCGTCCACCGCGCGGTCGCCGGTGTCGCCGTAGAAGCCGATGGCGGACCCGGACAGCAGCACCTTCGGCGGTGTGTCGAGGGAGGCGACGGCCTCGGCCACGGCAGCCGTGCCCAGCACCCGGCTTTCGCGGATCTCCCGCTTGTAGGCCTCCGTCCAGCGGTGGTCCCCCACCCCCGCACCCGCCAGGTGGACGACCGCGTCGCAGCCGACCAGACCCGCCGCGTCGACGTACTGGCGCTTCGGGTCCCACTCCACCTCGTCCCCCGTCGCGGCGGGGCGGCGCACCAGACGCACCACCTCGTGCCCGTCGGAGCGCAGCGAGCGCACGAGCGCCGCTCCGATGAGGCCGGTCGATCCGGTGACGGCGATTCGGGAGCGCAGCATGCCGTCCATCCTGCCCCATGAGTGATCCGTCACGCGGAAAGGGAGCGCCGGAAACGGCCGGGAGCCTCACATGGCACAGTGGCGTGCGTGCCCGCGCCCGAGTTCCTCTCCCTGTGCCCCGTCCGTGCCGCCGTGCCCGGTGACGAGACCGCGCTCGGGGAGCTCGACCGGGCCACCTGGTCGACCCTCCACGCCGTGCAGCCGAGGCCGCAGCCGCCGTACGGGCCGTTCTTCGACGACCGGCACCCGCCCGCCGAGTTCCTGGTCGCCGACGCGGTCACCGGCACCGGCGAGGTGCGTCCGGCCGGCTACATCCGGCTCGCCCGCCCCACCCCGCTCGCCTGCAACGCCCACGTCCTGCAGATACAGGGCCTCGCCGTCGCCGACTGGGCCCGGCGCCAAGGGGTCGCGCGCACGCTGCTGCGCGCCTCCTTCGCCGAGGCCCGGCGCTTGGGCGCGGGACGGCTCACCCTGCGCGTACTCGGTCACAACACCGCCGCGCGGGCGCTCTACACGGCGGAGGGCTTCGCCGTCGAGGGCGTACTGCCGGGGGAGTTCTTCCTGGGCGGACAGTACGTCGACGACGTCCTGATGGGCCGCTCGCTGACGGCATGAGCCCCGGCGGGACCGGAGACCGGGGAGGCGTCAGACCGCTCCGAAGCGTTCCCAGAGCGCGGGGAAACGCTCCGCCAGCGCCGTGTCGTCGTCGAAGCCGAAGGGCGTGCCCGCGGGCTCCGAGGCCTGCGGCGGCAGCCCCAGATCGGGTGCGACCACCCCGGTGAGCTGCTCGTAGGCCTCGTCGGCGGCGTAACCGAGGTCCTCGCCGTCCCCGTCGAGCTCCTCGTCGAAGTCGTCCAGCAGCTCGGCCAGGGCGTCCGGGTCGTGCATGGCGCCCTCGAAGACCTCCCGGCCCTGTGCGATCAGCCAGCAGCGGAAGTAGTCGAACGCGTCGTCGCTCGCCCCGCCGAGCAGCACGGCCGCCGCACCCCACAGGTCCCAGCGGTAGGCGCGGTTGTAGCGGGCCTCGAAGTGCCGGGCGAAGTCCAGTACGGAGTCGGGATCGAGCCGCACCAGCCGTTCGACGAGCAGATCGGCGTGATCCTCGGGGTCGCCCTCGGCGGCCTCGCGGGTGCTGTCGACGATCTCCCAGAACTCCGTCTCGTCCATCACGGGTCCAGCATCTGCCCCGGTGACGGGCGACGCACGCCCAGACACCGAAATGAGGCCTTCGGCATCACGTACGGGCCGTTTCAGCGGTAGAGGTCGCGCAGTCGTTCGGCGGTATCGGCAAGACGTTCGCGCAGAGCGGTGGGTGCCAGGACCTCCACCTCGGGACCGAGGGGCAGCAGTTGGCTGTACGCCACCTCCTCGGACTCGACGGGCAGGACCACCGTGCGCAGCCCGCCGGCGTCCGGTTCCGCGGCCCCGGACAACGCCTCTTCGGCGGCGGCCCGGTCCACGACGTGCGGCAGCCGCCGTACACCCGCCTCCGACAGCCGTACGGTCACCTCGGTGCGCAGGATCGACCGGGCGAACTGTGCGGCCCGCTCCTCCCAGAAGCGCGGCAGGTCGAATTCCTCGTCCCGCACGAAGCGGTCCTCCGAGACGGAGACGGCGGTGAAGCGGTCGATCCGGTACACCCGGAAGTCCTCCCCGGCCCGCGCGCAGAGGTACCAGACCCCTGCCTTCAGGACGAGTCCGTACGGGGCGAGCTCCCGCTCCACCTCGCCCGAGGGCGTGCGGCGGTAGCGGGCCCGGACGAGCCGGTCGTCCCATACGGCCTCGGCGACGGCGGGCAGCAGCTCGGGGGTGACCGGGTCCTGGTACCAGCCGGGCGCGTCCAGGTGGAAGCGCTGCGAGACGGTGTGCGAGGCGCCCCGGAGCGAGGGGAGCAGGGCGGCCGAGACCTTCAGCCGGGCG
Proteins encoded in this window:
- a CDS encoding YafY family protein, whose product is MRAARLIKMVLLLQSRPSMTAAELARELEVSARTVTRDAQALSEAGVPVYADRGRTGGYRLIGGYRTRLTGLARHEAEALFLSGLPSALREMGLDDAASAARLKVSAALLPSLRGASHTVSQRFHLDAPGWYQDPVTPELLPAVAEAVWDDRLVRARYRRTPSGEVERELAPYGLVLKAGVWYLCARAGEDFRVYRIDRFTAVSVSEDRFVRDEEFDLPRFWEERAAQFARSILRTEVTVRLSEAGVRRLPHVVDRAAAEEALSGAAEPDAGGLRTVVLPVESEEVAYSQLLPLGPEVEVLAPTALRERLADTAERLRDLYR
- the lipA gene encoding lipoyl synthase; this translates as MSGVAPDGRKMLRLEVRNSQTPIERKPEWIKTRAKMGPEYTKMQALVKGEGLHTVCQEAGCPNIYECWEDREATFLIGGDQCTRRCDFCQIDTGKPQALDRDEPRRVGESVVTMDLNYATITGVARDDLDDGGAWLYAETVRQIHAQTAGREAGATKVELLIPDFNAEPAQLAEVFSSRPQVLAHNVETVPRIFKRIRPGFRYERSLEVITRAREAGLVTKSNLILGMGETREEVSEALQDLYDAGCELVTITQYLRPSPRHHPVERWVKPHEFVELKDEADAIGYSGVMSGPLVRSSYRAGRLFQQAMERRGATAATPQAV
- a CDS encoding regulator codes for the protein MSERPPQRTPNRRLAALISEAGFSHAGLARRVDQLGLEHGLDLRYDKTSVTRWLRGQQPRGTTPALIAEVFTRRLGRRLSAQDLGLDACAPVYAGLEFAATPGEAVDIVSGLWRKDSGSHAELRKIAFTPAGLVVPSRDWLIGRADEWAGHGEQPHRAHGTAGLPAPRTPEGAHGARPPHGLHPANGTGTLQVPGAAPHGLRPAGTRGPGSSRPPAPTTPPLGVPRQRQTERGTGQRVGSGDVAALRSVGELFRTLDNAYGGGHARQALVRYLEHEAEPMLRGSYGEAIGRRLFSAAADLTRLAGWTSYDIAAHGLAQRYFVQALRLAQAAGDRAYGAFVLITMSRQAVYLGHGREAVQLARVAQQGIGSSAPPVVLALLHAVEARGHGVLGEARACVATLVRAERALGISRPGDDVPHWARYFDEAQLADEFGHCHRDLQQYRVAAQHAERSLQLRAPAYARSRLFCRVVLASARLGLGELDQACLLGAEAAQQAAEMRSVRATEYVRDFERRLEPHREAAAVRGYRERVAALG
- a CDS encoding DUF4240 domain-containing protein; this encodes MDETEFWEIVDSTREAAEGDPEDHADLLVERLVRLDPDSVLDFARHFEARYNRAYRWDLWGAAAVLLGGASDDAFDYFRCWLIAQGREVFEGAMHDPDALAELLDDFDEELDGDGEDLGYAADEAYEQLTGVVAPDLGLPPQASEPAGTPFGFDDDTALAERFPALWERFGAV
- the lipB gene encoding lipoyl(octanoyl) transferase LipB, yielding MSELRFVRLGFGEEAVDYQEAWQKQREVHAARFEDTVPDTCLLLEHPPVYTAGRRTTDSERPLDGTPVVDVDRGGKITWHGPGQLVGYPIMKLPRPVDVVAHVRRLEDALILTAAEFGVETSRVEGRSGVWVLGDPVEDRLTPGGLSLDFDPRLHDEEFDPRLNGPEYAPSNAGQRREDRKLAAIGIRVAKGVTMHGFALNVNPDNTWFDRIVPCGIRDAGVTSLSNELGREITIADVLPVAEKHLRAVLENAELAPRVIEAAEPPRTAAPA
- a CDS encoding TIGR01777 family oxidoreductase encodes the protein MLRSRIAVTGSTGLIGAALVRSLRSDGHEVVRLVRRPAATGDEVEWDPKRQYVDAAGLVGCDAVVHLAGAGVGDHRWTEAYKREIRESRVLGTAAVAEAVASLDTPPKVLLSGSAIGFYGDTGDRAVDEGAPPGEGFLPSVCVEWEEATAPAEEAGVRTAHARTGLVVSRRGGAWGRLFPLFKAGLGGRMGDGRQYWSFIALHDHIAALRHILDTETLSGPVNLTGPSPVTNAEVTAAMGRVLRRPTLFTAPAPALKLALGDFAGDVLSSQRVLPGQLLDSGFVFAFPGIDDAIRAALR
- a CDS encoding GNAT family N-acetyltransferase: MPAPEFLSLCPVRAAVPGDETALGELDRATWSTLHAVQPRPQPPYGPFFDDRHPPAEFLVADAVTGTGEVRPAGYIRLARPTPLACNAHVLQIQGLAVADWARRQGVARTLLRASFAEARRLGAGRLTLRVLGHNTAARALYTAEGFAVEGVLPGEFFLGGQYVDDVLMGRSLTA
- a CDS encoding NAD(P)/FAD-dependent oxidoreductase — protein: MLRAHTSDHADVVIIGAGIAGLSAAHQLISAGVDVSVLEAAAHAGGRMATDDMDGFRLDRLGPLLSSACAELSTTPGLDGLVLRDFAPGVLVHSGGRQYRAGDVRSARGALRAVRSRPSAPRAPLGGAIEQARLGAWLARLAAAPEPRILARPDEAALDALSARGLPPRLVGGFLRPLLSALLGDPGLMTSSRVADLTLRDYARGRLCVPSGGSATLPDLLAAALPPGTLRTGVHVTAADITSVRTKEHGELGCRSLLLATGAGAAAELLPGLRTPAFHQVTVLHHTTSQPPPTGARLLLDADRSGPVAHTAVMSEVDPSRAPHGRALITSTVLGPPPPDLDGAVRTHLATLYGTPTDDWELLAAHHDAEAVPAMPPPHDPRRPVRLLAGLYVCGDHRDTSTVQGALRSGRRAASAILADLGVRRPQEERTGLPAAA